One window from the genome of Canis aureus isolate CA01 chromosome 18, VMU_Caureus_v.1.0, whole genome shotgun sequence encodes:
- the LOC144288385 gene encoding olfactory receptor 2H1-like, whose product MPKVPVMTNKSFPMGFILLGFSEWPHLEMILFWIVIILYTMIILSNSIIILLSCVDPHLYTPMYFFLSNLSFLDLCFTTTTVPHMLSNLWGPGKIITHTGCVIQLCMLLCLGATECVMLVVMAFDRYIAICQPLHYTIIMHHQFCWKLVLIAWLSGLIESVTQIPVTLQLPFCTHHRLDDFLCEVPALIRLTCGDTSAIEWQMTISAILFTIVPLALILTSYGYIAQALGKIQSKDGRQKAIATCSSHLTVVFMFYGTVAPVYTYPKNHFASTYSKFFTFFYTVVTPLLNPLIYSLRNKDVKNAMLQLLRRGSP is encoded by the coding sequence ATGCCAAAAGTACCAGTGATGACCAACAAGAGTTTCCCAATGGGCTTCATTCTTCTGGGCTTCTCTGAATGGCCCCATCTAGAAATGATTCTCTTCTGGATTGTGATCATCTTGTACACCATGATCATCCTCTCCAACTCAATAATTATCTTACTCTCTTGTGTGGACCCTCATCTCtacacccccatgtacttctttcttagcaatctttctttcttggatCTCTGCTTTACCACAACCACTGTGCCCCATATGTTGTCCAACTTGTGGGGGCCAGGCAAGATCATCACCCACACAGGCTGTGTCATCCAACTCTGTATGTTGCTCTGCCTTGGTGCCACAGAATGTGTCATGTTGGTAGTGATGGCCTTTGACCGCTACATTGCTATCTGCCAGCCCTTGCACTATACCATCATCATGCATCATCAGTTCTGTTGGAAGCTGGTGCTCATAGCCTGGCTCTCTGGCCTGATAGAATCTGTTACTCAAATTCCTGTCACACTTCAGCTTCCATTCTGCACCCACCACCGCCTAGATGACTTTCTGTGTGAGGTTCCAGCCCTCATACGGTTGACATGTGGAGACACCTCTGCCATTGAATGGCAAATGACCATCTCTGCTATTCTTTTCACCATCGTGCCACTGGCATTGATCCTGACTTCTTATGGCTACATAGCTCAAGCTTTAGGTAAAATCCAATCCAAAGATGGAAGGCAGAAAGCCATTGCCACATGTTCCTCCCACCTTACTGTGGTATTCATGTTTTACGGAACTGTGGCACCAGTGTATACATATCCTAAGAATCACTTTGCTTCAACATATAGCAAATTCTTTACCTTCTTCTACACTGTGGTCACACCATTGTTAAATCCTCTTATCTATTCCCTGAGGAACAAAGACGTAAAGAATGCTATGCTACAACTGCTGAGAAGAGGATCACCATGA